A region from the Malus domestica chromosome 07, GDT2T_hap1 genome encodes:
- the LOC103410362 gene encoding DEAD-box ATP-dependent RNA helicase 7-like isoform X2, with the protein MWQRTDLDINDVQLIIQCEPPRDVEDYIHRSGLSGRAGNSGVAVMLYDPRMSNFSKIELESGVKFEYISAPQPLNMAKAVVGHDATKISDSVIPAFKPVAKELLNTSGLSAVDLLAKALAKAAGYTEIKKSQYFLRLESPFIHRRGYKH; encoded by the exons ATGTGGCAGCGCACGGACCTGGACATCAATGATGTTCAATTAATTATCCAG TGTGAACCCCCACGTGATGTAGAAGATTATATCCATCGATCTGGACTCTCGGGGAGAGCAG GCAATTCTGGAGTTGCTGTCATGCTTTATGATCCCAGAATGTCAAATTTTTCTAAAATCGAGTTAGAGTCGGGGGTGAAATTTGAATACATATCTGCTCCTCAGCCACTTAATATGGCCAAGGCAGTAGTAGGTCATGATGCAACCAAAATCTCTGATAG TGTAATTCCTGCTTTCAAGCCGGTTGCCAAAGAGCTACTTAATACCTCTGGCCTATCTGCAGTAGATCTACTGGCAAAAGCACTTGCTAAAGCTGCT GGTTACACCGAGATAAAGAAGTCACAGTACTTCTTGAGGCTGGAAAGCCCATTTATTCACCGTC GTGGATACAAGCACTAG
- the LOC103410362 gene encoding DEAD-box ATP-dependent RNA helicase 7-like isoform X1 — protein sequence MWQRTDLDINDVQLIIQCEPPRDVEDYIHRSGLSGRAGNSGVAVMLYDPRMSNFSKIELESGVKFEYISAPQPLNMAKAVVGHDATKISDSVIPAFKPVAKELLNTSGLSAVDLLAKALAKAAGYTEIKKSQYFLRLESPFIHRLLLLGS from the exons ATGTGGCAGCGCACGGACCTGGACATCAATGATGTTCAATTAATTATCCAG TGTGAACCCCCACGTGATGTAGAAGATTATATCCATCGATCTGGACTCTCGGGGAGAGCAG GCAATTCTGGAGTTGCTGTCATGCTTTATGATCCCAGAATGTCAAATTTTTCTAAAATCGAGTTAGAGTCGGGGGTGAAATTTGAATACATATCTGCTCCTCAGCCACTTAATATGGCCAAGGCAGTAGTAGGTCATGATGCAACCAAAATCTCTGATAG TGTAATTCCTGCTTTCAAGCCGGTTGCCAAAGAGCTACTTAATACCTCTGGCCTATCTGCAGTAGATCTACTGGCAAAAGCACTTGCTAAAGCTGCT GGTTACACCGAGATAAAGAAGTCACAGTACTTCTTGAGGCTGGAAAGCCCATTTATTCACCGTC TTTTGCTTCTGGGGTCTTGA
- the LOC103440090 gene encoding disease resistance protein RPV1-like, with translation MASSSSSSGLRWKYDVFINFRGEDTRRGFVSHLYRALRQKPLNTFIDTEELRKGDRLSELLTAIRESRLSIVVFSQNYASSTWCLKELVEILEYNDNKNQIVVPIFYEVDPSDIRKLKGSFAEAFDRHEGHSNANMEEVRSWRSALTRATNLSGWDSRNYEDDAKLIEEIVEDVYRKLILISSTSSKDNPLIEMDSHMHEMHLLLHPPGVETNNVRVVGIWGMGGLGKTTIARAVYDEIACQFEACCFLENVKEGFKKHGQLDVQTQLLSSISSNKVGSSDISNKGFQVMSKSLGQRKVLVVVDDVDKLAQIEALLGKRHSFGDGSRIIITTRDVQLLSGADAIYRPKIFSDRGALELFRQYAFRTNQPTRDYDDLSRLFTQYAQGLPLVLSVLGAFLDNKTVHEWEDVLEKIRKIPQRGIYDVLKTSFETCALDDTEKDIFLDIACFFKGMKKDYATEILDGCGFHPHTRIRVLIDQALITVSGEGELAMHDSLEEMGREIVRQESIREPGRRSRLWSYEDVHHVLTQNSATKAVEGIILDLSCSDWVCLNAEAFVSMTQLRLLKISHSICEHDYCKHHLIGHFKLLELRYLSWLGCPLKSLQSTFQFKNLVALDMQYSLIDRLWEGTQKLEKLKFIDLSYCQYLKETPDFTEMPNLENLILRDCISLVEVHLSISTLTKLVLLNLFGCKKLKILANIMRMKSLKTLDLSGCSSLEMFPEISEVMEKLSWLSLSGSKIKELPSSINNLTGLSDLAVVDCKELKSLPSNIHMKCLKTLNLYGCLSLEILLEISEVMEELSLLDLSRSKIKELPSSINNLTGLSDLVLIDCKELKSLPSSIRMKSLKTLNLSGCSSLEMFPEISEVVEKLSWLNLSESKIKELPSSISNLTGLNHLVLVDCKELQSLPSSIRMKSLNTLNLSGCSSLEMFPEISEVVEKLSWLNLSESKIKELPSSVSNLTGLNHLVLVDCKELQSLPSSIRMKSLNTLNLSGCLSLEIFPEISEVMEELSWLDLSRSKIKELPSSINNLTGLNHLVLVDCKELKSLPSSIRMKSLNTLNLSGCSSLEMFPEISEVMEKLSWLNLSGSKIKELPSSINNLTGLNHLVLVDCKELKSLPSSICMKSLKTLNLSGYLSLEIFPEISEVMEELSWLDLSR, from the exons atggcttcttcttcttcttcttctggccTTCGTTGGAAATACGATGTGTTCATCAATTTCAGAGGGGAAGACACTCGCAGGGGCTTCGTCAGCCATCTATACAGAGCTCTGCGTCAGAAACCACTCAACACCTTCATTGATACCGAAGAACTCAGAAAAGGCGACCGCCTTTCCGAGCTCCTGACAGCGATTCGAGAGTCAAGGCTTTCAATTGTAGTTTTCTCTCAAAACTATGCTTCTTCCACTTGGTGCTTGAAGGAACTCGTCGAAATTTTGGAATACAACGATAACAAGAACCAAATTGTGGTCCCCATTTTCTACGAAGTCGATCCATCCGATATTCGTAAACTCAAAGGAAGTTTCGCTGAAGCTTTTGATCGGCATGAAGGCCATTCTAACGCCAACATGGAGGAGGTGCGGAGCTGGAGGTCCGCCCTTACTCGAGCCACCAATTTATCCGGCTGGGATTCGCGAAACTATGA gGATGATGCAAAGCTTATTGAGGAAATTGTAGAAGATGTTTATAGGAAATTGATCCTCATCTCATCAACTTCAAGCAAAGATAATCCTTTGATTGAAATGGATTCTCACATGCATGAAATGCATTTATTATTACATCCTCCTGGAGTTGAAACGAATAATGTTCGTGTTGTTGGAATATGGGGTATGGGTGGTTTAGGCAAAACAACCATCGCTAGAGCTGTTTATGATGAAATCGCTTGTCAGTTTGAAGCTTGTTGCTTTCTTGAAAATGTCAAGGAAGGTTTCAAGAAGCATGGCCAACTAGATGTGCAAACACAACTTCTATCTAGTATCTCGAGCAACAAGGTAGGGAGTTCGGACATATCAAATAAAGGTTTCCAGGTGATGTCAAAAAGCCTTGGTCAAAGAAAAgttcttgttgttgttgacgATGTGGACAAATTAGCTCAAATTGAAGCCTTACTCGGAAAACGGCATTCTTTTGGTGATGGAAGTAGAATCATTATAACAACTAGGGATGTACAATTACTAAGTGGAGCTGATGCGATATATAGGCCCAAGATTTTTAGTGATCGTGGAGCTCTGGAACTCTTTAGGCAGTACGCCTTTAGAACAAACCAACCCACCAGAGATTATGATGATCTTTCGAGGCTTTTCACACAATATGCTCAAGGTCTGCCTTTAGTACTCTCAGTCTTGGGAGCTTTTCTTGATAACAAAACTGTACACGAGTGGGAAGATGTGTtagaaaaaataagaaaaatcccGCAAAGGGGAATTTATGATGTGCTTAAAACAAGCTTCGAGACTtgtgcacttg ATGACACAGAGAAGGACATCTTTCTAGATATTGCATGTTTCTTTAAAGGGATGAAGAAAGACTATGCAACCGAAATTCTGGACGGTTGTGGTTTCCATCCtcatacaagaataagggttCTAATCGATCAAGCACTCATAACTGTCTCAGGGGAGGGGGAACTGGCGATGCATGATTCACTAGAGGAAATGGGCCGAGAAATCGTCCGCCAAGAATCTATCAGAGAGCCTGGGAGACGAAGTAGATTGTGGAGCTATGAAGATGTTCATCATGTGCTAACTCAAAATTCG GCTACAAAAGCAGTTGAAGGCATAATCCTGGATTTGTCGTGCTCAGATTGGGTATGCTTAAAtgctgaagcttttgttagtatGACTCAACTAAGACTTCTCAAGATCAGTCACTCCATTTGTGAACATGATTACTGCAAACACCACCTGATTGGGCACTTCAAGTTACTTGAGTTGAGGTATCTCTCCTGGCTTGGATGCCCTCTTAAGTCTTTGCAATCTACCtttcaattcaaaaatcttgtTGCACTTGATATGCAATATAGTCTCATTGACCGACTTTGGGAAGGAACCCAG AAGCTAGAAAAGTTGAAGTTCATCGATTTAAGTTATTGTCAATACCTTAAGGAAACCCCTGACTTCACAGAGATGCCCAATCTTGAGAACCTAATTCTTCGAGATTGTATAAGTTTAGTTGAGGTTCACCTGTCTATTTCAACCCTTACAAAACTTGTGTTATTGAATCTTTTTGGGTGCAAAAAACTTAAGATTCTAGCCAACATCATGCGTATGAAATCTCTCAAAACCCTTGATCTGTCTGGCTGCTCGAGTCTTGAGATGTTTCCAGAGATTTCAGAAGTTATGGAGAAACTATCATGGCTTAGTTTGTCCGggtcaaaaattaaagaattgcCCTCGTCAATTAATAATCTCACGGGGTTGAGTGATTTGGCCGTAGTAGATTGCAAGGAACTTAAGAGTCTTCCAAGCAACATTCATATGAAATGTCTCAAAACCCTTAATCTTTATGGCTGCTTGAGTCTTGAGATACTTCTAGAGATTTCAGAAGTTATGGAGGAACTATCATTGCTTGATTTGTCCagatcaaaaattaaagaactgCCTTCGTCAATTAATAATCTCACGGGGTTGAGTGATTTGGTCTTAATAGATTGCAAGGAACTTAAGAGTCTTCCAAGCAGCATTCGTATGAAATCTCTCAAAACCCTTAATCTGTCTGGCTGCTCGAGTCTTGAGATGTTTCCAGAGATTTCAGAAGTTGTGGAGAAACTATCATGGCTTAATTTGTCCGagtcaaaaattaaagaactgCCCTCGTCAATTAGTAATCTCACGGGGTTGAATCATTTGGTCCTAGTAGATTGCAAGGAGCTTCAGAGTCTTCCAAGCAGCATTCGTATGAAATCTCTCAACACCCTTAATCTTTCTGGCTGCTCGAGTCTTGAGATGTTTCCAGAGATTTCAGAAGTTGTGGAGAAACTATCATGGCTTAATTTGTCTGagtcaaaaattaaagaactgCCCTCATCAGTTAGTAATCTCACGGGGTTGAATCATTTGGTCCTAGTAGATTGCAAGGAGCTTCAGAGTCTTCCAAGCAGCATTCGTATGAAATCTCTCAACACCCTTAATCTTTCTGGTTGCTTGAGTCTTGAGATATTCCCAGAGATTTCAGAAGTTATGGAGGAACTATCATGGCTTGATTTGTCCAggtcaaaaattaaagaactgCCCTCGTCAATTAATAATCTCACGGGGTTGAATCATTTGGTTCTAGTAGATTGCAAGGAACTTAAGAGTCTTCCAAGCAGCATTCGTATGAAATCTCTCAATACCCTTAATCTTTCTGGCTGCTCGAGTCTTGAGATGTTTCCAGAGATTTCAGAAGTTATGGAGAAACTATCATGGCTTAATTTGTCCGggtcaaaaattaaagaactgCCCTCGTCAATTAATAATCTCACGGGGTTGAATCATTTGGTCCTAGTAGATTGCAAGGAACTTAAGAGTCTTCCAAGCAGCATTTGTATGAAATCTCTCAAAACCCTTAATCTTTCCGGCTACTTGAGTCTTGAGATATTTCCAGAGATTTCAGAAGTTATGGAGGAACTATCATGGCTTGATTTGTCCAggtaa
- the LOC139197834 gene encoding protein SUPPRESSOR OF npr1-1, CONSTITUTIVE 1-like, translating into KELPSSISNLTGLNHLVLVDGKELKSLPSSIRMKSLNTLNLSGCSSLEMFPEISEVMEKLSWLNLSGSKIKELPSSINNLTGLNHLVLVDCKELKSLPSSICMKSLNTLNLSGCLSLEIFPEISEVMEELSWLDLSRSKIKELPSSINNLTGLNHLVLVDGKELNSLPSSIRMKSLNTLNLSGCSSLEMFPEISEVMEKLSWLNLSGSKIKELPSSINNLTGLNHLVLVDCKELKSLPSSICMKSLKTLNLSGCLSLEIFPEISEVMEELSWLDLSR; encoded by the coding sequence aaagaactgcCCTCGTCAATTAGTAATCTCACGGGGTTGAATCATTTGGTCCTAGTAGATGGCAAGGAACTTAAGAGTCTTCCAAGCAGCATTCGTATGAAATCTCTCAATACCCTTAATCTTTCTGGCTGCTCGAGTCTTGAGATGTTTCCAGAGATTTCAGAAGTTATGGAGAAACTATCATGGCTTAATTTGTCCGggtcaaaaattaaagaactgCCCTCGTCAATTAATAATCTCACGGGGTTGAATCATTTGGTCCTAGTAGATTGCAAGGAACTTAAGAGTCTTCCAAGCAGCATTTGTATGAAATCTCTCAACACCCTTAATCTTTCCGGTTGCTTGAGTCTTGAGATATTCCCAGAGATTTCAGAAGTTATGGAGGAACTATCATGGCTTGATTTGTCCAggtcaaaaattaaagaactgCCCTCGTCAATTAATAATCTCACGGGGTTGAATCATTTGGTCCTAGTAGATGGCAAGGAACTTAACAGTCTTCCAAGCAGCATTCGTATGAAATCTCTCAATACCCTTAATCTTTCTGGCTGCTCGAGTCTTGAGATGTTTCCAGAGATTTCAGAAGTTATGGAGAAACTATCATGGCTTAATTTGTCCGggtcaaaaattaaagaactgCCCTCGTCAATTAATAATCTCACGGGGTTGAATCATTTGGTCCTAGTAGATTGCAAGGAACTTAAGAGTCTTCCAAGCAGCATTTGTATGAAATCTCTCAAAACCCTTAATCTTTCCGGCTGCTTGAGTCTTGAGATATTTCCAGAGATTTCAGAAGTTATGGAGGAACTATCATGGCTTGATTTGTCCAggtaa